The following proteins come from a genomic window of Brevibacillus antibioticus:
- a CDS encoding post-transcriptional regulator has product MDQAQKQEWYGQVASLCASKAEEFAFLGYDNVAPEDVWECVTNGYKEVPPIHQLVNDILSLKPNKYMNYLMIQMYKNS; this is encoded by the coding sequence ATGGACCAAGCGCAAAAACAGGAATGGTATGGGCAAGTTGCCAGTCTTTGTGCAAGCAAGGCAGAGGAATTTGCTTTCTTGGGGTACGATAATGTTGCACCTGAAGACGTTTGGGAATGCGTCACGAACGGCTATAAAGAAGTGCCACCGATACACCAGCTTGTCAACGACATTTTGTCCTTGAAGCCTAACAAGTACATGAATTACCTCATGATTCAAATGTACAAAAATTCTTAG
- the tgt gene encoding tRNA guanosine(34) transglycosylase Tgt — MAVRYELIKTCKQTGARLGKLHTPHGTIDTPVFMPVGTQATVKTMSPEELKAIGAGIILSNTYHLFLRPGHEIVREAGGLHGFMNWDRAILTDSGGFQVFSLSNLRKITEEGVSFRSHLNGEKLFIGPEEATQIQNALGADIFMAFDECAPYPAEYDYVKKSMERTTRWAERCLKAHTRPNEQALFGIVQGGMYNDLRAQSARDLVSMDFPGYAIGGLSVGEPFPLMYEVLEHTVPLLPTSKARYLMGVGSPDALIDGAIRGIDMFDCVLPTRIARNGTCMTSQGRLVIRNAKYARDFTPLDPNCDCYTCKNYTRAYIRHLVKSEETFGIRLTTYHNLYFLVKLMEQVRQAIAEDRLQDFRDQFFAQYGLGEGRSF; from the coding sequence TTGGCTGTACGCTACGAGTTAATCAAAACATGCAAGCAAACTGGTGCACGTCTCGGTAAGCTACATACACCTCATGGGACGATTGACACCCCTGTCTTTATGCCTGTCGGTACACAAGCGACAGTAAAGACGATGAGCCCCGAGGAGTTAAAAGCGATTGGTGCGGGCATCATCCTTAGTAATACGTACCATTTGTTTCTTCGTCCAGGGCATGAAATTGTTCGCGAGGCAGGTGGACTGCACGGCTTTATGAATTGGGACCGTGCCATTCTGACTGATTCCGGCGGTTTTCAAGTATTTAGCCTTAGTAACCTCCGCAAGATCACGGAGGAAGGAGTATCCTTCCGTTCCCACCTAAACGGAGAAAAGCTGTTTATTGGTCCTGAAGAGGCGACACAGATTCAAAACGCGTTGGGTGCCGATATTTTCATGGCATTCGATGAGTGTGCTCCTTATCCTGCGGAGTACGATTACGTAAAAAAATCAATGGAGCGTACAACCCGCTGGGCGGAGCGTTGCCTGAAGGCGCATACTCGTCCAAACGAGCAAGCGCTGTTTGGAATCGTTCAAGGTGGAATGTACAACGATCTACGCGCACAAAGTGCACGTGATCTCGTTTCCATGGATTTCCCAGGATACGCGATCGGTGGTTTGAGCGTGGGGGAACCGTTTCCTTTGATGTACGAAGTGCTGGAGCATACCGTTCCACTGCTTCCGACAAGCAAGGCCCGCTATTTGATGGGGGTTGGTTCACCAGATGCTCTTATCGATGGAGCGATCCGCGGCATCGACATGTTTGATTGTGTGTTGCCAACAAGAATCGCACGCAATGGGACATGCATGACAAGCCAAGGAAGACTGGTCATCCGCAATGCAAAATACGCGCGCGACTTTACTCCGCTTGATCCAAATTGCGATTGCTACACCTGCAAAAATTACACACGTGCTTACATCCGACATCTGGTCAAGTCGGAGGAAACCTTTGGCATCCGATTAACTACCTACCATAACCTGTACTTCTTGGTAAAGTTAATGGAACAGGTGCGTCAGGCGATTGCCGAAGACCGCTTGCAAGATTTCCGCGACCAGTTTTTCGCTCAATATGGATTGGGTGAAGGTAGATCTTTTTAA
- a CDS encoding SpoIID/LytB domain-containing protein — protein sequence MDDMRKKWMGKVLSVGLLSVVLVGGQVPAQAAGDNIRVALFVDTGQGYRGVVPSVTLTAENGMEVVLNGPEGKTDLPDLKGDAARYRVDEYHLIVAETGDWNRAQQIAQQMSQRKYEGSIQVAKRNGQTVYQVVSGTYDTYQAAANQAKTVAQAIGQNPLVKGPHRLEAGKFKSLKEAQEWQASFEAAGIPAYPVMVSDGDKVKYAVWIGDEVSPDAVKELKRRANAAFPSFSYQEPDSQSYVILKQDVYGSPDEVIWKYVFSPQVKLTVEANKAGNESVIGVVEREQRTYRGELELSEYNGHLTLVNELPMEEYLYGVVGSEMAPGWPMEALKTQAVLSRTRAVWQGNKYGVANVSDTVFEQAYYGYTKESDDVREAVDETEGEVIYYQGKPAESLFYSNAGGMTADGTEVWGNPVPYLRSVESKDTYPMDNASVWYRVALADGTLGYVRNDLVTETGQNNSAGKRIAVISTENTNLRSGPSTTTNRVLSVLPTGAEVTILSEVKEENAYSWTRGPFTSTEIAAMINAAHDKNKAPRISGNVTSLKVTGRGPSGRVIAMEANGKPIVVSSPDAFRSVFQQGGSPLRSTKFEVEKINGSQFIFRGTGFGHGLGVSQYGARAMAEEGYDYKDILQHYYQDVTIEK from the coding sequence ATGGACGACATGAGAAAGAAATGGATGGGGAAAGTCCTTTCGGTGGGCCTGCTATCAGTAGTTCTCGTAGGAGGACAAGTACCAGCGCAGGCAGCCGGCGACAATATCAGAGTTGCGCTATTTGTGGATACAGGACAAGGCTATCGGGGAGTAGTTCCTTCCGTTACGCTAACGGCTGAAAATGGAATGGAAGTTGTGCTCAACGGACCCGAAGGCAAGACAGATTTACCCGATTTAAAGGGAGATGCAGCTCGTTACCGGGTTGATGAATATCATCTGATCGTTGCCGAAACAGGTGACTGGAATCGCGCACAGCAGATTGCACAGCAAATGAGCCAACGAAAATACGAGGGCTCAATCCAGGTGGCAAAGCGTAACGGTCAGACCGTCTATCAGGTTGTGAGCGGAACGTATGACACGTATCAAGCTGCAGCGAATCAGGCAAAAACAGTTGCCCAAGCAATCGGACAGAATCCGCTGGTAAAAGGTCCGCATCGACTCGAAGCGGGTAAATTCAAAAGCTTAAAGGAAGCGCAAGAATGGCAAGCGTCATTTGAAGCAGCTGGTATTCCTGCTTATCCCGTGATGGTATCAGATGGGGATAAAGTCAAATATGCGGTTTGGATCGGTGACGAGGTTAGCCCTGATGCCGTGAAAGAATTGAAACGAAGAGCTAATGCCGCATTCCCTTCTTTCTCCTATCAGGAGCCAGATAGCCAATCTTATGTTATATTGAAGCAGGATGTATACGGATCACCAGATGAAGTGATTTGGAAGTATGTATTCTCCCCTCAAGTAAAGCTGACAGTTGAAGCGAATAAAGCAGGCAATGAATCAGTGATTGGCGTTGTGGAACGAGAGCAGCGCACATATCGCGGTGAGCTAGAGCTGTCGGAATACAATGGTCACTTGACACTAGTAAATGAGCTTCCTATGGAAGAGTATCTGTATGGAGTCGTTGGCTCTGAAATGGCTCCAGGCTGGCCGATGGAAGCATTGAAAACGCAGGCGGTCCTGTCGAGAACTCGTGCTGTGTGGCAAGGCAATAAGTATGGGGTTGCCAACGTGTCAGATACAGTTTTCGAACAGGCGTATTATGGCTATACAAAAGAGTCTGATGATGTGCGTGAGGCCGTCGACGAGACAGAAGGCGAAGTCATTTACTACCAAGGCAAGCCAGCCGAGTCGCTCTTCTATTCCAATGCAGGCGGTATGACAGCGGACGGCACAGAAGTATGGGGCAACCCGGTTCCTTATTTACGATCTGTCGAGAGTAAAGACACGTATCCAATGGACAATGCAAGTGTATGGTATCGCGTGGCTTTAGCAGATGGAACGCTCGGCTATGTAAGAAATGATCTGGTGACCGAAACAGGCCAGAACAATTCAGCGGGAAAAAGAATAGCGGTCATTTCGACTGAAAATACCAATCTGCGCTCAGGTCCAAGTACAACGACGAATCGGGTATTGTCCGTACTCCCTACTGGTGCAGAGGTAACGATCCTCTCAGAAGTAAAAGAAGAAAATGCGTATTCGTGGACGCGCGGTCCCTTTACCTCTACAGAGATCGCAGCCATGATTAATGCCGCACATGACAAGAACAAAGCTCCACGCATTTCAGGAAACGTAACGAGCCTGAAAGTGACAGGACGCGGTCCATCTGGACGTGTGATCGCGATGGAAGCAAACGGGAAACCAATTGTCGTTTCTTCACCGGATGCATTCCGTTCTGTTTTTCAACAAGGTGGCTCCCCTCTTCGCAGCACGAAGTTTGAAGTGGAAAAAATCAATGGTTCGCAATTCATCTTCCGTGGTACTGGCTTTGGGCACGGACTTGGTGTTTCGCAATACGGAGCTCGTGCAATGGCAGAGGAAGGGTATGACTACAAAGATATCTTGCAACACTACTACCAGGATGTGACAATCGAAAAGTAA
- the queA gene encoding tRNA preQ1(34) S-adenosylmethionine ribosyltransferase-isomerase QueA: protein MDVQQFDFDLPEHLIAQHPLEDRTSSRLLVLEKQTGNIVHQQFTNLIDHLQAGDVLVMNDSRVLPARLIGEKAETGAKIEILLLKSLGDDRWETLVKPGKRMKPGTEVVFGNGLLRCVCEDVTETGGRIVRFLYEGIFYEILDQLGSMPLPPYIHAQLEDSERYQTVYAKERGSAAAPTAGLHFTKPYLEQIAAKGVQLAYVTLHVGLGTFRPVSADSVEEHVMHAEYYEIPEETVELVNQAKAEGRRVIAVGTTSCRTLETVGRANGGKLVATSGWTDIFIYPGYTFSILDGLLTNFHLPKSTLVMLVSALAGKENVMRAYKMAVEEEYRFFSFGDAMFIL, encoded by the coding sequence GTGGACGTGCAACAATTTGATTTTGATTTGCCGGAGCATTTGATTGCCCAGCACCCGCTAGAAGACAGAACTTCATCGAGATTGCTCGTGTTAGAGAAACAAACAGGCAATATCGTTCATCAGCAATTTACCAATTTAATCGATCACCTCCAAGCAGGGGACGTACTCGTCATGAATGACAGCCGCGTTTTGCCTGCCAGATTGATAGGTGAAAAGGCGGAGACTGGTGCGAAAATAGAAATCCTTTTGTTGAAATCACTTGGTGACGATCGTTGGGAGACACTAGTGAAGCCTGGGAAGCGGATGAAGCCGGGGACAGAAGTGGTTTTTGGTAACGGTCTTTTGCGCTGTGTTTGTGAAGACGTGACAGAGACGGGTGGACGAATCGTGCGCTTTTTGTACGAGGGAATCTTTTATGAGATTCTCGACCAATTAGGCTCGATGCCTTTGCCTCCGTATATTCACGCACAACTGGAGGACAGTGAGCGTTACCAGACAGTTTATGCGAAGGAGCGCGGCTCGGCAGCAGCTCCGACAGCCGGGCTTCATTTCACGAAGCCCTACTTGGAGCAAATTGCTGCCAAAGGCGTACAGCTGGCTTACGTGACCCTGCATGTGGGACTTGGGACTTTTCGCCCTGTATCAGCAGATTCCGTGGAAGAGCATGTCATGCACGCGGAATACTATGAGATTCCCGAGGAAACAGTAGAGCTGGTGAACCAGGCAAAAGCAGAAGGCAGAAGAGTAATCGCTGTCGGGACGACATCCTGCCGCACATTGGAGACAGTAGGGCGCGCGAATGGAGGAAAGCTGGTGGCAACCTCTGGTTGGACGGATATTTTCATTTATCCGGGCTACACGTTTTCCATCCTAGACGGGCTACTGACAAACTTCCACTTGCCCAAGTCTACGCTCGTCATGCTAGTGAGTGCTTTGGCTGGAAAAGAGAATGTGATGCGTGCCTACAAAATGGCTGTGGAAGAGGAGTATCGCTTCTTCAGTTTTGGCGATGCGATGTTCATTTTATAA
- the yajC gene encoding preprotein translocase subunit YajC encodes MEGWTQFVPIIIMFAIFYFLLIRPQQKKAKQRNAMLAALKKGDKIVTIGGVHGTIQELSDDTVTLRIAHNVNVTFDRGAINNAVSTSNEPVKSETAKSEVAKEESK; translated from the coding sequence ATGGAAGGCTGGACTCAGTTTGTACCGATTATCATCATGTTTGCGATTTTTTACTTCTTGCTGATTCGTCCGCAACAAAAGAAGGCAAAACAACGCAACGCAATGCTTGCTGCTCTGAAAAAAGGCGACAAGATCGTAACAATCGGTGGAGTGCATGGAACGATCCAAGAACTGTCTGATGATACTGTTACGTTGCGTATTGCTCACAACGTAAACGTTACTTTTGATCGTGGCGCGATCAACAACGCTGTTTCTACCAGTAACGAACCTGTAAAGAGTGAAACAGCGAAGAGCGAAGTAGCAAAAGAAGAATCCAAATAA
- a CDS encoding DUF421 domain-containing protein codes for MENLTMVLLRTLFSYFFLLILVRLMGKRELGKLSVFDVVISIMLAEMAALAIEDVDKPALRFYLPMLLIALLEVAFAYLSLKSKKFRDTVDGSADLIIENGQIREQAMRRNRLNMDDLMVHLRQKDVKSIADVEFALLEPTGQMSVFLKEQKDKVTREDLALMQKPQVGPVSYKGLPIPLILDGKVRTEALNKIGQNQLWLKREIRKYGIKDIREVSFCSIDERGIMYLDKKDKPLQ; via the coding sequence GTGGAAAATCTTACAATGGTGTTACTTCGCACCCTTTTCTCGTATTTTTTCCTCCTGATTTTAGTGCGGTTGATGGGAAAGCGGGAATTGGGAAAGCTGTCCGTTTTTGATGTGGTCATCTCGATCATGCTTGCAGAAATGGCTGCACTGGCAATTGAGGATGTCGATAAGCCTGCCCTTCGGTTTTATTTGCCGATGCTGTTGATTGCCTTATTGGAAGTCGCCTTTGCTTATTTGTCTTTAAAGAGCAAGAAATTCCGCGATACAGTGGACGGCTCTGCCGATTTGATTATAGAAAATGGGCAAATCAGGGAGCAGGCGATGCGTCGCAATCGCTTGAACATGGATGATTTGATGGTACATCTGCGACAAAAAGACGTAAAAAGCATTGCCGATGTTGAGTTTGCGTTGTTGGAGCCAACCGGACAAATGAGTGTGTTTTTAAAGGAGCAAAAAGATAAGGTCACGAGGGAAGATCTCGCGTTGATGCAGAAGCCACAGGTCGGTCCTGTCTCGTACAAAGGTCTGCCCATCCCACTGATTCTCGATGGCAAGGTGAGAACGGAGGCATTGAACAAGATTGGACAAAACCAGCTTTGGCTGAAACGAGAAATCCGGAAATACGGAATCAAAGACATTCGAGAAGTTTCTTTTTGCAGCATTGACGAACGTGGCATCATGTATTTGGACAAAAAAGACAAGCCGCTGCAATAA
- a CDS encoding TIGR04086 family membrane protein — translation MRSASTSVLTGLLYTTCLVLIGALLATLLLSFTSIREGTLPYFTYVINAIALLIGGFVTGRRCGGRGWYYGGLTGLTYFLFILLIGFLGFNAPMQWGTFLFLFGAFGVAALGGILGVNSANSNNKHKGGKPKVIKPRR, via the coding sequence GTGCGAAGTGCATCCACCTCTGTACTGACCGGTCTATTGTATACGACATGTCTTGTTTTAATTGGAGCGTTGCTCGCAACCCTGCTCCTTAGCTTTACCTCGATACGTGAAGGTACGCTGCCCTATTTTACGTACGTGATCAATGCCATCGCCCTCTTGATCGGGGGATTCGTTACTGGACGTCGTTGCGGCGGCAGAGGCTGGTACTACGGCGGACTTACCGGACTCACTTACTTTCTCTTCATCCTCTTGATCGGCTTCCTAGGCTTCAACGCCCCGATGCAATGGGGAACCTTCCTGTTCTTGTTCGGTGCTTTTGGAGTGGCTGCATTAGGTGGGATTCTCGGCGTGAATTCGGCCAATTCCAACAACAAGCATAAAGGCGGTAAACCTAAAGTTATCAAGCCTCGCCGCTAA
- the spoVB gene encoding stage V sporulation protein B, with protein MKQSFFYGTVILIIAGGITKVFGFAHRIVLSRIIGAEGMGLYQMVVPLLYFLITVTTFGLPVAIAKQVAETEAANNPRLTRRFLLLALSVAGGISLFICVLLLLFSQWISGMLFADSRAHIVLLAAIPVIPISGISLVLRGYFQGKQNMIPTAVSQLVEQVVRMALVVVMTMSFLSAGIEYATAGAVASIIFGEAAGLVYILWQYRKGSKKAAAELLDKPLLMTVSASKKSLSQLIHVALPVTLSRVIGSIAYVLEPMIVPYALVIAGFTTSTATGLYGQFAGMAVPLVLFPTFLTYSLSVSLVPAVAEAAYQKNAPLVHRRIYQAMRITLVIGAPCTVLLTIFAEPLCVLLYGSEYREVGVLLKELAPFSVFLFFQAPLAAALQGLDYAQVVFRNTLISAIIKTVAMFFFTAHPAFGIHGAVIALNIGITLGTLLHFASLIKKIGFTVDLREFGKIAVAMLLMGYSGSYIAKHWFTDISIGQLLTASTFISTLLYVILLVAMRVLGKQDVRRIPWIGEQLAVFFPRR; from the coding sequence ATGAAACAATCCTTCTTTTACGGAACGGTCATCCTCATAATTGCTGGTGGCATCACCAAAGTGTTTGGCTTTGCTCACAGGATCGTGTTGTCGCGCATTATCGGAGCGGAAGGAATGGGGCTTTATCAGATGGTTGTGCCCCTTTTATACTTTCTGATTACTGTGACGACATTCGGACTTCCGGTTGCCATTGCAAAACAAGTGGCAGAGACGGAAGCAGCTAATAATCCGCGGCTGACTCGCCGGTTCTTGTTACTAGCCTTGTCGGTCGCCGGCGGGATTAGCCTCTTCATTTGCGTCCTGCTCCTCTTGTTCTCTCAATGGATTTCCGGAATGCTATTCGCGGACTCTCGTGCACACATTGTTCTGCTTGCAGCCATTCCGGTCATCCCGATTTCCGGCATTTCTCTTGTCCTGCGAGGATACTTCCAAGGCAAGCAAAACATGATCCCTACTGCCGTCTCTCAACTTGTGGAGCAAGTCGTCCGAATGGCACTGGTCGTTGTCATGACGATGTCTTTTCTCTCGGCAGGCATTGAGTACGCCACAGCAGGGGCTGTCGCCAGCATTATTTTTGGGGAAGCCGCCGGACTCGTGTACATTCTCTGGCAGTATAGAAAAGGCAGCAAAAAAGCAGCAGCCGAGCTTCTGGATAAGCCTCTTCTCATGACGGTTTCAGCAAGCAAAAAGAGCTTGTCGCAACTCATCCATGTCGCACTCCCTGTCACGCTTAGCCGCGTCATTGGCTCCATTGCTTACGTGCTAGAGCCGATGATCGTACCGTACGCACTCGTCATAGCAGGCTTTACCACCTCGACTGCTACTGGTTTGTACGGACAGTTTGCCGGGATGGCCGTTCCTTTGGTGCTTTTCCCCACTTTTTTAACGTATTCCTTGTCCGTTTCCCTCGTTCCTGCCGTGGCGGAAGCGGCCTATCAAAAAAACGCTCCACTCGTGCATCGCCGCATTTATCAAGCCATGCGGATTACACTCGTCATTGGAGCACCTTGTACCGTCTTGCTCACTATTTTTGCAGAACCTTTATGTGTCCTGCTCTACGGCAGTGAGTATCGGGAGGTTGGCGTGCTACTAAAAGAGCTGGCACCATTCTCCGTCTTCCTGTTTTTTCAAGCACCGCTTGCCGCCGCCTTGCAAGGACTCGATTACGCTCAGGTCGTCTTTCGAAATACGCTGATCAGTGCCATCATCAAAACTGTCGCCATGTTTTTTTTCACGGCACATCCAGCATTCGGCATTCACGGCGCTGTCATTGCCCTGAATATCGGCATTACCCTTGGGACATTATTGCATTTTGCCAGCCTGATCAAAAAAATTGGTTTTACGGTCGACCTTCGGGAATTCGGCAAAATCGCGGTCGCCATGCTGCTCATGGGTTATTCCGGTTCCTACATTGCCAAGCACTGGTTTACGGACATTTCGATTGGACAGCTATTGACTGCAAGCACCTTCATTAGCACTTTGCTATACGTTATCCTGCTCGTTGCCATGCGCGTCTTGGGTAAGCAAGACGTGCGTCGCATTCCGTGGATTGGCGAACAACTCGCTGTGTTCTTCCCTCGCCGCTAG
- the secD gene encoding protein translocase subunit SecD — protein sequence MVKWGRFLLFLVVVGLLATLVATTTKQVAGNITLGLDLQGGFEILYEVEPIEAGHKVDIELLKSTAHMIERRINIGGVAEPVTTAELPNRIRVQIASQSADQDKLRELIGKPAHLTFRDENGKVMLQGSDLAPNGAAVGYDELKRPLVTLKFSDPKKLEDATRANLHKPMAIFLDETMQTNPTIQSVITGGSAQITGNYTQESAQELADLLNSGAMPAKLVEKQVTSVGASLGTLALEKTLYAGYIGAALIFIFMLVVYRMPGMIANITLAGFTYFCMVVLDWMHATLTLPGIAGFILAVGIAVDANIITYERIQEEIRSGKTVLSAFRAGERRSLITIIDAHVTTLIATGVLFFFGTSSVQGFAVVLAMTIIVSIITNVFGSRFLLWLVVRSNMFKKPFWFGVKESEIREL from the coding sequence ATGGTTAAATGGGGAAGATTCCTCCTGTTTCTGGTCGTTGTAGGGCTTTTGGCTACGCTTGTAGCAACTACGACCAAGCAGGTGGCAGGAAACATCACACTCGGTCTGGACCTGCAGGGCGGGTTTGAGATTCTGTATGAGGTAGAGCCTATCGAGGCTGGGCACAAAGTTGATATCGAGCTTTTGAAATCAACAGCTCACATGATTGAAAGACGGATTAACATCGGTGGTGTGGCTGAGCCAGTCACCACAGCCGAATTGCCAAACCGGATTCGTGTTCAAATCGCATCACAATCAGCGGATCAGGACAAGCTTCGCGAGTTGATCGGGAAGCCTGCTCATCTGACATTCCGTGATGAAAATGGCAAGGTTATGTTGCAAGGAAGTGACTTGGCTCCAAACGGGGCAGCAGTTGGTTACGACGAGCTGAAACGCCCGCTCGTTACCCTGAAATTCTCTGACCCGAAGAAGCTAGAAGACGCCACACGTGCAAACCTGCACAAGCCAATGGCGATCTTTTTGGATGAGACGATGCAAACCAATCCGACCATTCAATCTGTCATTACTGGTGGTAGCGCGCAAATTACCGGAAATTACACACAGGAATCGGCACAGGAATTGGCTGATCTGCTGAATTCCGGTGCGATGCCAGCCAAACTGGTTGAGAAGCAAGTTACCTCCGTGGGTGCTTCCTTGGGAACTCTGGCTCTGGAGAAAACCTTGTATGCAGGGTATATCGGGGCTGCGCTGATCTTTATTTTCATGCTAGTTGTTTACCGTATGCCAGGTATGATTGCGAACATTACCTTGGCTGGATTTACCTATTTTTGTATGGTCGTACTCGACTGGATGCATGCAACGCTGACGCTGCCAGGTATTGCTGGATTTATTTTGGCCGTGGGGATTGCCGTAGATGCTAACATCATTACATATGAGCGCATCCAGGAAGAAATTCGTTCTGGCAAGACGGTCCTCTCTGCCTTCCGTGCAGGTGAACGCCGTTCCTTGATTACGATTATCGATGCTCACGTGACGACACTGATTGCAACGGGCGTTCTATTTTTCTTCGGGACGAGCTCCGTGCAAGGCTTCGCTGTTGTATTGGCGATGACGATTATCGTAAGTATCATTACCAACGTGTTTGGGTCCCGCTTCCTCCTCTGGCTGGTTGTCCGTTCCAACATGTTTAAAAAGCCGTTCTGGTTCGGGGTAAAGGAGAGTGAGATCCGTGAGCTATGA
- the corA gene encoding magnesium/cobalt transporter CorA yields MIKTYFYNHSEQKMFHDVDLATKDQWLKSPEDLLWIDLYDVGNNELPYIAKIFDFHPLAIEDCLHVSPRAKVDKYDDYYFFVFHALRYNEESDDEITTVELNVFLGPNYIVTIHKSPMNTIGRIAAMCHRNISYLNRGPDYLLYAIVDGITDEYFPIIDRISVRIDELEDEIYEHQMEEITEEFLALKRTIILIRRVIMPQKRIFANVNGRYSFDISEENVPFYTDLTDHLERISDSTETFRDLVNGALDTYYTIISAKTTETMRVLTIISTIILPLTFITGLFGMNTFAWLGEEAEPYMLIVALVIMLGMTFTMLHIFRKRKWL; encoded by the coding sequence TTGATTAAAACGTACTTTTATAACCACTCTGAACAGAAGATGTTTCACGACGTTGATCTGGCAACCAAAGATCAATGGTTGAAATCACCAGAGGATTTGCTCTGGATCGATCTGTATGATGTGGGAAACAATGAACTGCCCTATATTGCCAAGATTTTCGACTTTCACCCGCTGGCAATTGAGGACTGCCTGCACGTCAGTCCGCGTGCCAAGGTAGACAAGTACGATGACTACTATTTCTTCGTTTTTCACGCCCTGCGTTACAATGAAGAAAGTGATGACGAGATCACAACGGTAGAACTGAACGTTTTTCTCGGCCCTAACTACATCGTGACGATCCACAAGTCTCCGATGAATACCATTGGTCGGATCGCTGCCATGTGTCACCGCAACATTTCTTACTTGAACAGAGGTCCTGACTATTTGCTGTATGCCATTGTAGACGGGATTACCGATGAATACTTTCCCATTATTGATCGGATTAGTGTGCGGATTGACGAGCTGGAGGACGAGATTTATGAACATCAGATGGAGGAAATTACCGAAGAGTTCCTGGCGTTGAAGCGAACGATTATTTTAATCAGGCGTGTGATCATGCCGCAAAAAAGAATTTTCGCGAACGTCAACGGCCGTTACTCCTTCGACATTTCCGAGGAAAACGTTCCGTTCTACACCGACCTAACAGACCACTTGGAAAGGATTTCGGATTCTACGGAAACCTTCCGTGATCTGGTGAACGGTGCTTTGGATACGTACTACACCATCATTAGCGCCAAAACAACGGAGACGATGCGTGTTCTTACCATCATCTCCACAATCATCCTTCCGTTGACATTTATCACCGGACTATTCGGGATGAATACTTTCGCATGGCTAGGTGAAGAAGCAGAACCGTATATGCTGATCGTGGCACTCGTGATTATGTTAGGCATGACGTTTACCATGCTTCATATTTTCCGCAAGCGAAAGTGGCTGTAA
- a CDS encoding DUF2905 domain-containing protein produces the protein MNPVAKLLIIGGAALIVIGLLWQVGGRFLPLGRLPGDIVVEKENVKFYFPIVTCIVISIVLSLGMYLFRLFK, from the coding sequence GTGAATCCTGTAGCCAAGCTACTCATTATTGGTGGTGCTGCTTTAATCGTAATTGGTCTTTTGTGGCAGGTAGGAGGCAGATTTTTGCCGCTGGGGCGCTTGCCAGGAGATATCGTGGTAGAAAAGGAAAACGTCAAGTTCTACTTTCCGATTGTAACTTGTATTGTAATTAGCATCGTCCTGTCTCTTGGTATGTATTTATTCCGGCTGTTTAAATAG